A region of Trachemys scripta elegans isolate TJP31775 chromosome 24, CAS_Tse_1.0, whole genome shotgun sequence DNA encodes the following proteins:
- the GAPDHS gene encoding glyceraldehyde-3-phosphate dehydrogenase, testis-specific isoform X2 — MAELTVGINGFGRIGRLVLRACLEKGLKVVAINDPFIDLNYMVYMFKYDSTHGRYSGEVKAEDGKLVVDGSEISVFQCMKPSEIPWGDAGALYVVESTGVFLSIDKASAHIQGGAKRVVVSAPSPDAPMFVMGVNEDKYDPSSMTIVSNASCTTNCLAPLAKVIHDNFGIVEGLMTTVHAYTATQKTVDGPSAKAWRDGRGAHQNIIPASTGAAKAVGKVIPELNGKLTGMAFRVPVSDVSVVDLTCRLAKPATYAEIKEAMKKASEGPMAGILGYTEDEVVSSDFIGDSHSSIFDAGAGISLNDNFVKLISWYDNEYGYSNRVADLLSHMYTKEN, encoded by the exons ATGGCTGAGCTCACTGTTGGAATTAATGG ATTTGGCCGTATCGGGCGTCTGGTCCTCCGAGCCTGCCTGGAGAAGGGACTCAAAGTGGTGGCCATCAATGACCCCTTCATTGACCTCAACTACATG GTGTACATGTTCAAGTATGACTCCACTCATGGGCGCTACAGCGGCGAGGTGAAGGCTGAAGATGGCAAGCTGGTGGTGGACGGCAGTGAGATCTCGGTGTTCCAGTG CATGAAGCCCAGTGAGATTCCCTGGGGTGACGCAGGAGCTCTCTACGTTGTCGAGTCCACCGGAGTCTTCCTCAGCATTGACAAAGCTTCG GCCCATATACAAGGTGGAGCCAAGCGAGTGGTGGTGAGCGCCCCCTCCCCTGATGCTCCCATGTTCGTCATGGGTGTCAATGAGGACAAGTATGACCCATCCAGCATGACAATTGTCAG CAATGCCTCCTGCACCACCAACTGCCTGGCGCCTCTGGCCAAGGTGATCCATGACAACTTTGGCATTGTGGAAGGACTCATG ACCACAGTGCATGCCTACACTGCCACACAAAAAACTGTGGATGGACCCTCTGCCAAGGCCTGGCGCGACGGAAGGGGCGCCCACCAGAACATCATCCCAGCATCCACTGGTGCTGCCAAAGCAGTTGGCAAGGTCATCCCAGAGCTGAACGG GAAGCTCACCGGCATGGCGTTCCGTGTGCCTGTCTCTGACGTCTCCGTCGTGGACCTAACCTGCCGCCTTGCCAAGCCGGCGACCTATGCTGAAATCAAAGAGGCCATGAAGAAGGCTTCCGAGGGCCCCATGGCTGGGATCCTGGGGTACACAGAAGATGAG GTGGTCTCTTCTGATTTCATCGGCGACAGCCATTCCTCCATCTTTGACGCTGGAGCTGGGATCTCCCTCAATGATAACTTTGTGAAGCTCATCTCCTG GTATGACAACGAATATGGCTACAGTAACCGTGTTGCAGACCTCCTGAGTCACATGTACACCAAGGAGAACTGA
- the TMEM147 gene encoding transmembrane protein 147: MTLFHFGNCFALAYFPYFITYKCSGLSEYNAFWRCVQAGATYLFVQLCKMLFLATFFPTWEGGAGAYDFVGEFMKATVDLADLVGLHLVMSRNAGKGEYKIMVAAMGWATAELVMSRCIPLWVGARGIEFDWKYIQMSIDSNISLVHYIAMAALVWMFTRYDLPKRYRLPLTLLLGLSVYKAFFMESFVHVFLLGSWTALLVKAVITGFLALSSLGLFVTLVHGN, encoded by the exons ATGACCCTCTTCCACTTTGGCAACTGCTTCGCGCTGGCCTATTTCCCCTACTTCATCACCTACAAGTGCAGCGGCCT gtCGGAGTATAACGCTTTCTGGAGATGCGTCCAAGCTGGGGCTACCTACCTCTTTGTCCAGCTCTGCAAG ATGCTGTTCTTGGCCACTTTCTTTCCCACCTGGGAGGGTGGAGCTGGGGCTTACGATTTTGTGGGG GAGTTCATGAAGGCCACGGTGGACCTGGCTGACCTGGTGGGGCTGCACCTGGTGATGTCGAGGAACGCGGGGAAGGGCGAGTACAAGATCATGGTGGCAGCCATGGGATGGGCAACGGCCGAGCTCGTCATGTCCAG GTGCATTCCTCTCTGGGTGGGAGCCCGCGGCATTGAGTTTGACTGGAAATATATCCAGATGAGCATCGACTCCAACATCAGTCTG GTTCACTACATCGCCATGGCTGCCCTGGTGTGGATGTTCACCCGCTACGacctgcccaagcgctaccgtcTGCCCCTCACCCTGCTGCTGGGCCTCAGTGTCTACAAGGCCTTCTTCATGGA aTCCTTCGTTCATGTCTtcctgctgggcagctggacgGCGCTGCTGGTCAAAGCTGTCATCACCGGCTTCCTGGCGCTCAGTTCCCTGGGTCTCTTCGTTACCTTGGTCCACGGAAACTaa
- the GAPDHS gene encoding glyceraldehyde-3-phosphate dehydrogenase, testis-specific isoform X1, which yields MLQRCNSPLSQESVGSSVSVKVFRLEVSQSRKPSVPEKAPEKVEEPAPVEKPVEPVMAELTVGINGFGRIGRLVLRACLEKGLKVVAINDPFIDLNYMVYMFKYDSTHGRYSGEVKAEDGKLVVDGSEISVFQCMKPSEIPWGDAGALYVVESTGVFLSIDKASAHIQGGAKRVVVSAPSPDAPMFVMGVNEDKYDPSSMTIVSNASCTTNCLAPLAKVIHDNFGIVEGLMTTVHAYTATQKTVDGPSAKAWRDGRGAHQNIIPASTGAAKAVGKVIPELNGKLTGMAFRVPVSDVSVVDLTCRLAKPATYAEIKEAMKKASEGPMAGILGYTEDEVVSSDFIGDSHSSIFDAGAGISLNDNFVKLISWYDNEYGYSNRVADLLSHMYTKEN from the exons ATGCTGCAGCGTTGTAACTCTCCGTTGAGCCAGGAGTCAGTTGGATCATCTGTTAGTGTCAAAGTTTTCAG ACTTGAGGTCTCCCAGTCCCGAAAACCGTCTGTTCCGGAGAAAGCACCAGAGAAAGTTGAGGAACCGGCTCCAGTAGAGAAACCAGTAGAACCAGTCATGGCTGAGCTCACTGTTGGAATTAATGG ATTTGGCCGTATCGGGCGTCTGGTCCTCCGAGCCTGCCTGGAGAAGGGACTCAAAGTGGTGGCCATCAATGACCCCTTCATTGACCTCAACTACATG GTGTACATGTTCAAGTATGACTCCACTCATGGGCGCTACAGCGGCGAGGTGAAGGCTGAAGATGGCAAGCTGGTGGTGGACGGCAGTGAGATCTCGGTGTTCCAGTG CATGAAGCCCAGTGAGATTCCCTGGGGTGACGCAGGAGCTCTCTACGTTGTCGAGTCCACCGGAGTCTTCCTCAGCATTGACAAAGCTTCG GCCCATATACAAGGTGGAGCCAAGCGAGTGGTGGTGAGCGCCCCCTCCCCTGATGCTCCCATGTTCGTCATGGGTGTCAATGAGGACAAGTATGACCCATCCAGCATGACAATTGTCAG CAATGCCTCCTGCACCACCAACTGCCTGGCGCCTCTGGCCAAGGTGATCCATGACAACTTTGGCATTGTGGAAGGACTCATG ACCACAGTGCATGCCTACACTGCCACACAAAAAACTGTGGATGGACCCTCTGCCAAGGCCTGGCGCGACGGAAGGGGCGCCCACCAGAACATCATCCCAGCATCCACTGGTGCTGCCAAAGCAGTTGGCAAGGTCATCCCAGAGCTGAACGG GAAGCTCACCGGCATGGCGTTCCGTGTGCCTGTCTCTGACGTCTCCGTCGTGGACCTAACCTGCCGCCTTGCCAAGCCGGCGACCTATGCTGAAATCAAAGAGGCCATGAAGAAGGCTTCCGAGGGCCCCATGGCTGGGATCCTGGGGTACACAGAAGATGAG GTGGTCTCTTCTGATTTCATCGGCGACAGCCATTCCTCCATCTTTGACGCTGGAGCTGGGATCTCCCTCAATGATAACTTTGTGAAGCTCATCTCCTG GTATGACAACGAATATGGCTACAGTAACCGTGTTGCAGACCTCCTGAGTCACATGTACACCAAGGAGAACTGA